The genomic segment CGCTTGATATGCTTGATAATACTGGTTATGCCTGTATTGTTACAGGGTTTACCCTGGTAACAATGGGGCTTATAACCGGTTTTTTATATGCCAATGCCATATGGGGAAGGTTCTGGAGCTGGGATCCTAAAGAAATATGGTCAGGGATTTCCTGGCTTTTTTATGCAGCCCTTCTGCATGCAAGGCTGGCATCAGGATGGCGGGGGAAAAAATCAGCAATAATGTCAATTATAGGTTTTTTTGTCCTTTTATTTACATTTCTGGGGGTTAATCTCCTTTTTAAAGGACATCATGGAGAATTTACACAATGGTAAACCAGGCAGTCTGCTCAAAGATGCCTCAGCAAAAGCATGAGATTTTAAGAGCTGTGAATATTCAGCAAATGATATTACAAAAAAAATCAGAATCCATGAAATCGGATACTGAAACTTTTAAATTTAAATTCAATAACAGGCTTCAAGATATTGTATTACTGGGACTGAATCATAAAACTGCTGATGTGGAACTAAGGGAATGTATAGGTTTTTCAAAAGATGAAGCAGATGCTGCCTTGCAGAGATTCCAGGAATCTCCTTTGATTTCTGAAATTATACTGCTTTCTACATGCAACAGGGTTGAAATACTGATAGCAGCGCCTGATTCCAGTCAAGCTGTTGAAACAGCAAAAAAATATATATCTGAATCCAAGAATATTCCTGTATCTGAATTTGAAGATGCTTTATATGTTTATACAGGTGATGATGCTGTACGTCATATCTTTAAGGTAGCATCCAGTCTTGATTCAATGGTTGTAGGAGAACCCCAGATTTTAGGCCAGCTCAAGGATGCCTATCAGACAGCTACAGCAAAAAAAACATCAGGCGTTATATTAAACCGTCTTCTCCATAAAACCTTTTTTGTAGCCAAAAGGGTTAGAACTGAAACAGGAATCGGGGATCATGCAGTATCCATAAGCTATGCAGCTATTGAACTGGGACGCAAGATTTTTGGAACCCTTGAAGGTAAAAAAGTACTTCTTATCGGTGCAGGAGAAATGGCTGAACTGGCTGTGGAACACTTGATAAGGCATAGATCTGGAAAGATATTTGTAGCTAACCGGACATTTGAAAGGGGGCTTGAGCTTGCCAGTCAGTTTCAGGGTACTGCCATAAGGTTTGAAGAGATTACAGACTCCCTTTGTGAGGTTGACATTATTATAAGTTCAACAGGTGCCCAGGATTTTGTTATTAAACGAGAGCAGGTAAAAAAGATCATGCGTTTAAGAAAAAACCGGCCCTTGTTTTTTATTGATATTGCAGTTCCACGTGATATTGATCCTGAAATTAATCAGCTTTCCAATATCTATGTTTATGATATTGATGATCTTAAAGATGTTATTGATGAAAATATTGAAGACAGAAACCGTGAAGCTGTCAAAGCTGAACGTATTATTGAAGAAGCTGTTATCAGATTTCGGCAGTGGTATGAAAGCCTCAATGTTGTACCTACCATAAAAGCTCTGCGTCAAAAGATATGGGGAATTGCTGAAGCAGAAATGAAAAAAACCATGAACCAGTCTTTAAATCATCTTGCACCTGATGATTCCCAGGCTGTCTGGAGAATGGTCAATGCAATGGTGAACAAGGTTTTACACGATCCCACGATTTTTCTTAAAAACGATGGATGTCACGGCAGCAAATCTGTTTATCTGGATGCAGCCCGGAAACTGTTTAAACTTGACGAAGAATAAGGATTTATAAATATGAAAAAAACAGCTTTTCTTTTCCCAGGCCAGGGATCCCAGTATGTGGGAATGGGACTGGACTTATATCAGAAATACGATTATGTTAAAAAAAGTTTTGATATGGCAGAAGATATTACAGGGATCAAACTGTCTGATCTGTGTTTTACAGGGCCTGTAAAAGACCTGACAGAAACAATCAATCTTCAGCCTGCCATAACCCTTGTAAATCTTGCATGTCTCTTGGTTCTTCAATCAAAAGGTTTTCACCCTGATATTTCAGCAGGACACAGCCTTGGAGAATACAGCGCTCTTTATGCTGCTGGAATAATATCACAAGAGGACACCATAAAACTTGTATTTAAAAGAGGCCGGCTCATGCACCGGGAAGCTTGTAAAAATCAAGGAGCCATGTCTGCAATTATAGGTCTTGGCATTGATGATGTTGTTGATATTGTAAACAAGGCACAGGAATACGGAATTATCTCTGTGGCAAATCATAATTCTGAAAAACAGATTGTAATAACAGGAGAACCTGAACCAGTCAAAAAAGCCGGGCTTCTGGCATCTGAACAAAAGGGAAAAGCCATACCCTTGAAGGTAAGCGGGGCATGGCACAGCCAGTTAATAAAAGGAGCGGAACAGGAATTTATGGAATTTATGGATACAATCAGTTTTAATGCGCCTGAATCAGGGGTTATCCATAATGTTTGTGCTGATTTTGTAAAAGAGCCTGGAGATATAAAAGCTGTTATGGTAAAGCAGTTATGCAGTCCGGTAAGATGGTATGATTCTGTAAACAAGATGATGGATGAAAAGATAGAGATATTTGTTGAACTGGGACCTGGGAAGGTCTTATCTGGTTTATTGAAAAAGATAATACCAAAAGATTTTCCATGTAAAATTTTTAATGTGAGCGACATTAAAAGCCTGGAAAATTTTTGTAAACAGGCTGCCAGTTAAAATCTTTATTGGAAATTATCTGTATCAGACGGGTCTGTATCAGATTGTGATGAAGATGAAGGGAATTTAAAAAATTGTACTCCTTCTTGTTTAAGTGTTTTTTCTTCTTCAGGAGTACTGACTCCCCTGATATTTCTCGGCTCAGATGCTCCATAATGAATTTTAAGGGCTTCTTTGGCAAAATCACATCCTACATTGTCAAAATTTTTGTCCATAAAATCTGCTATTTTTGAGCCTATCTTTTCAATATCTTCCCTGACCAAAGAAGGCTTATTTATCCCTGAAGAAGACTTGATTGCAAAGGTGGAAGGGATTTTGGAAACAGAATTATTGTTACAGACTGGACATGAAATCAAGGATCTTTCCTTTTGATCTTGATATGCAAGACTGTCTTCAAACCATCCTTCAAACCGATGTCCATTTGCACATTGTAAATCAAACACTATCATAATTATCAAAACCTCGTAATAAAAACAGGATATAGATTTTCTGTTAATTATCACACCTGTAAATATTTTAAAAGAAATTATTGACAGAATTATTTTTTTTAACACAAAATAGGGAAACTAATTATTTTAATGGAGATATAAATGATGAAATGGTTTATTTCAATACTCATCTGGAGTTTAATGCTGCAAGGGGCAGCTATGGCAAAAACTATGTATATCACAGACAATATTAAAATCACCATGAGAAGAGGGGCAGGAATGGCATATAAAGTCATTGCAGAGCCGTCATCAGGAGATTCTGTTGAAATCCTGGCTGAACAGCCCCCCTGGACCAATGTTCAATTGTCTGATGGAAAAGAAGGCTGGGTTCTTAACCAGTTTTTAACATCCAAACAGCCCAAAGAAGTGCAGTTAAACCTGATAAAGGAAAAACAGGAGTCTCTTTTAAAAGAGGTTGATGTTCTCAATAAAGAAAATATTAAATTAAAAGAAGAAAATAAAAAACTTTCACAGCAGTCTGTTGTGAACCTTGCAGAAAGGGATGAAGCTGTCAAGGCATATGAAGCTTTGAAGCAGGAATCTAAGGATTTTTTACAGGTAAAAGACCAGTATAATAAAACACTTTTAAAGCTGGAAGAACAGCAGAAAAAAGCAGCGGAGCTTGAAGCTAAAATGTCTGACCTGAAATGGCAGATGGCCTGGTTTATCGGAGGTGCAGGTGTATTTTTAACAGGATTTATATTAGGCCGTATTAATATCAAAACCAGTGGAAGACGAAATTCATATTTGCGTTAATTAAACATTAATCAAAGACTTATATTTATGAAATACAAAACAGATTTTCTCGTTATCGGCAGCGGTATTGCAGGCCTGACCTTTGCGCTCAAGGTTGCAGAACACGGAACAGTAGCCCTTGTAACAAAAAAAGGTATAATGGACAGCAATACATCTGTTGCCCAGGGCGGTATTGCCTCTGTTTTCGGCTCTCTGGATTCTTTTGACCTGCATATTCAAGATACACTGGCATCAGGAGACGGGATTTGCGATCAGGCAGTTGCTGCCCATGTAGTAAAAAACGGGCCTGACAGGATCAGGGAACTCATTGATCTGGGAGTAAAGTTTAACACCAGGCAGTCTGCTGGTAATACAGATATGGGACAAGACCTTGATTTGGGCCGGGAAGGGGGACATTCTCAAAAAAGAATTGTTCATGCCCTTGACATGACAGGCAGGGAAGTGGAACAGGTTCTTGCAGAACATGTAAAACAACATGAAAAGATTACCCTGTTTGAAGAACATATTGCAATTGATCTTATTACACGCTCCACACGCATGACACGGGGATTTATAACAACTGCTCATGAAGATTATTGCTGCGGAGCATACATTCTTGACCGGAAAACAAGGGAAGTTAAAACATTTTGTGCAAATATAACCCTGCTTGCCAC from the Desulfonema limicola genome contains:
- the fabD gene encoding ACP S-malonyltransferase encodes the protein MKKTAFLFPGQGSQYVGMGLDLYQKYDYVKKSFDMAEDITGIKLSDLCFTGPVKDLTETINLQPAITLVNLACLLVLQSKGFHPDISAGHSLGEYSALYAAGIISQEDTIKLVFKRGRLMHREACKNQGAMSAIIGLGIDDVVDIVNKAQEYGIISVANHNSEKQIVITGEPEPVKKAGLLASEQKGKAIPLKVSGAWHSQLIKGAEQEFMEFMDTISFNAPESGVIHNVCADFVKEPGDIKAVMVKQLCSPVRWYDSVNKMMDEKIEIFVELGPGKVLSGLLKKIIPKDFPCKIFNVSDIKSLENFCKQAAS
- a CDS encoding TIGR04211 family SH3 domain-containing protein, whose amino-acid sequence is MMKWFISILIWSLMLQGAAMAKTMYITDNIKITMRRGAGMAYKVIAEPSSGDSVEILAEQPPWTNVQLSDGKEGWVLNQFLTSKQPKEVQLNLIKEKQESLLKEVDVLNKENIKLKEENKKLSQQSVVNLAERDEAVKAYEALKQESKDFLQVKDQYNKTLLKLEEQQKKAAELEAKMSDLKWQMAWFIGGAGVFLTGFILGRINIKTSGRRNSYLR
- a CDS encoding DUF1178 family protein — protein: MIVFDLQCANGHRFEGWFEDSLAYQDQKERSLISCPVCNNNSVSKIPSTFAIKSSSGINKPSLVREDIEKIGSKIADFMDKNFDNVGCDFAKEALKIHYGASEPRNIRGVSTPEEEKTLKQEGVQFFKFPSSSSQSDTDPSDTDNFQ
- the hemA gene encoding glutamyl-tRNA reductase, which translates into the protein MVNQAVCSKMPQQKHEILRAVNIQQMILQKKSESMKSDTETFKFKFNNRLQDIVLLGLNHKTADVELRECIGFSKDEADAALQRFQESPLISEIILLSTCNRVEILIAAPDSSQAVETAKKYISESKNIPVSEFEDALYVYTGDDAVRHIFKVASSLDSMVVGEPQILGQLKDAYQTATAKKTSGVILNRLLHKTFFVAKRVRTETGIGDHAVSISYAAIELGRKIFGTLEGKKVLLIGAGEMAELAVEHLIRHRSGKIFVANRTFERGLELASQFQGTAIRFEEITDSLCEVDIIISSTGAQDFVIKREQVKKIMRLRKNRPLFFIDIAVPRDIDPEINQLSNIYVYDIDDLKDVIDENIEDRNREAVKAERIIEEAVIRFRQWYESLNVVPTIKALRQKIWGIAEAEMKKTMNQSLNHLAPDDSQAVWRMVNAMVNKVLHDPTIFLKNDGCHGSKSVYLDAARKLFKLDEE